One genomic segment of Aliarcobacter cibarius includes these proteins:
- a CDS encoding TolC family outer membrane protein, which produces MKKVYLSLLTSCFILVTSSLSAELDRVLDDVLTTNPLIKQKMSNYEQTVYDLKIAKSEYLPKLDYIGRLGYEKTLEQVGGANDDRGFNTYRNSLVLTQNLFNGLKTVNRVNYEEARVMAAAYNYVEQTNDVAFNVIRQYINVLKFKDLYNLEKENVGLTRAILEKTQSLSDAGSGSISDVEKVGASLQLAEFNLLTQENNLMDSQFNLARLTGKRIDKDELILPKFTFDLPKTKDEAVSHAIKFNPSIIVANHNIETAKAQLAQNKGKFAPTIDFELAYNLDKNTGGDEGHERNYSALVVYRQNLYNGQADYNSVKKSKVAINQEYEIQGDIKRQIIEGLELSWSAYTMLQKQIVFLTSYQEQSRITLELYKEEFETGTRSLIDLLTAEDDYISARNKLITANYDLLFAKYRVLDAMGELVNSIYKDSSLNYYKPVFANYENVTDGKVIDRTDLDKDGVKDQQDLCDNTSLGIKVDMFGCEKEQINSDKNENSDLKLENNTSFKTITPYLENITNKPS; this is translated from the coding sequence ATGAAAAAAGTATATTTATCACTTTTAACTTCATGTTTTATTTTGGTTACATCATCTTTATCTGCTGAATTAGATAGAGTTTTGGATGATGTATTAACTACAAATCCATTAATAAAACAAAAAATGAGCAATTATGAACAAACAGTTTATGATTTAAAAATTGCTAAATCTGAATATCTACCTAAGTTAGATTATATTGGTAGATTAGGTTATGAAAAAACTTTAGAACAAGTTGGTGGAGCAAATGATGATAGAGGTTTTAATACTTATAGAAACTCTTTAGTATTAACTCAAAATCTATTTAATGGTTTAAAAACTGTTAATAGAGTTAATTATGAAGAAGCTAGAGTAATGGCAGCTGCATATAACTATGTTGAACAAACAAATGATGTTGCATTTAATGTTATTAGACAATATATTAATGTTTTGAAATTTAAAGATTTGTATAACTTAGAAAAAGAAAATGTTGGTTTGACAAGAGCAATACTAGAAAAAACACAAAGTTTGTCTGATGCTGGTTCTGGTTCTATTTCTGATGTAGAAAAAGTTGGCGCTAGTTTACAATTAGCAGAGTTTAATCTGTTAACTCAAGAGAATAATCTAATGGATTCTCAATTTAATTTGGCTAGATTAACAGGTAAAAGAATAGATAAAGATGAATTAATTCTCCCTAAATTTACATTTGATCTTCCAAAAACAAAAGATGAAGCTGTTAGTCACGCAATTAAATTTAACCCTTCAATAATTGTAGCAAATCATAATATTGAAACTGCAAAAGCTCAATTGGCTCAAAATAAAGGTAAATTTGCACCAACAATAGATTTTGAATTGGCTTATAACCTAGATAAAAATACTGGTGGAGATGAAGGTCATGAAAGAAATTATAGTGCCTTAGTTGTTTATAGACAAAACTTATATAACGGTCAAGCAGATTATAATTCAGTTAAAAAAAGTAAAGTTGCTATTAATCAAGAATATGAAATTCAAGGTGATATTAAAAGACAAATTATTGAAGGTTTAGAACTCTCTTGGAGTGCATATACTATGCTTCAAAAACAAATCGTATTCCTAACTTCATACCAAGAACAAAGTAGAATAACTTTAGAACTATATAAAGAAGAGTTTGAAACAGGAACAAGAAGTCTTATTGACCTTTTAACTGCAGAAGATGATTATATCTCAGCTAGAAATAAATTGATTACTGCAAATTATGATTTGTTGTTTGCTAAATATAGAGTTTTAGATGCAATGGGAGAATTAGTAAATAGTATTTATAAAGATAGTAGCCTAAATTACTATAAACCAGTTTTTGCAAATTATGAAAATGTAACAGATGGTAAAGTAATAGATAGAACAGATTTAGATAAAGATGGAGTAAAAGATCAACAAGATTTGTGTGATAATACTTCATTAGGAATTAAAGTTGATATGTTTGGTTGTGAAAAAGAACAAATTAACTCAGATAAAAATGAAAATAGTGATTTAAAATTAGAGAACAATACCTCTTTTAAAACAATTACACCTTATTTAGAAAATATTACTAATAAACCAAGTTAA
- a CDS encoding restriction endonuclease subunit S has product MSKSINVPKLRFKEFSGEWQHISLKDIASIVGGGTPDTTQEDYWNGEIQWFTSTEIKSKYIKGSNRTITELGLKKSSAKVLPQGTLLLSMKRKSKHLMQLQMKRI; this is encoded by the coding sequence ATGAGCAAAAGTATTAATGTACCTAAGTTAAGATTTAAAGAGTTTAGTGGCGAGTGGCAACACATATCATTAAAAGATATTGCTTCTATTGTTGGTGGAGGAACGCCTGATACAACACAAGAAGATTATTGGAATGGTGAAATACAATGGTTTACTTCTACTGAAATAAAGAGTAAATATATTAAGGGGAGTAACAGAACTATTACAGAACTCGGATTAAAAAAGTCATCAGCTAAAGTATTACCTCAAGGTACTTTGTTATTATCAATGAAGAGAAAGTCAAAGCATTTAATGCAATTGCAGATGAAGAGAATCTAA
- a CDS encoding type I restriction endonuclease subunit R, EcoR124 family yields the protein MTSRYFVIINEEKVKAFNAIADEENLNKDELKKVVDTYIYEQREPLPNDIAKTLNVAPKYLERKMIVTRVLERIVGFVDKFYEK from the coding sequence ATTACCTCAAGGTACTTTGTTATTATCAATGAAGAGAAAGTCAAAGCATTTAATGCAATTGCAGATGAAGAGAATCTAAATAAAGATGAACTAAAAAAAGTTGTAGATACCTATATTTATGAACAAAGAGAACCACTTCCTAATGATATTGCTAAAACATTAAATGTAGCTCCAAAATATCTAGAGAGAAAAATGATAGTAACTAGAGTATTAGAAAGAATAGTTGGATTTGTGGATAAGTTTTATGAGAAATAA
- a CDS encoding tyrosine-type recombinase/integrase, which yields MARHTTNLTGVIYRDSITNGKADKTYYIRYKDENNMTVELKIGKYSEGVREAYCNAKRNEILTKQRIGEEPPIIAQRKKREILSIQTLADEYFSHRAEKETKINDEFSYKAHILPFFKFYDLNRISKNDILKFTNHLKEKQNLNTKKPIAPKTINNILNLLKAIIKYSLKNDLIRNDFTKYINLLDIDNARERFLSKEEIEILYDKTKKDEVAYLFFKLALSTGGRLSTILNIHKKDIDFTHNLITLKDFKNNSTYKAFLTKDLKELLISKIQNISLNDKIFKSNPGKRLRTILDDLFNMEIYKDDRKNKVVIHTLRHTFASHLAINGTPIFTIQKLMNHKDIKMTLRYAKLSPDSGREAVENLGV from the coding sequence ATGGCAAGACATACAACAAATTTAACAGGTGTAATTTATAGAGATTCTATAACAAATGGGAAAGCTGATAAAACTTATTATATCAGATATAAAGATGAAAATAATATGACTGTGGAATTGAAAATTGGCAAATATAGTGAAGGTGTTAGAGAAGCTTATTGCAATGCAAAAAGAAATGAAATTTTAACAAAACAAAGAATCGGAGAAGAACCACCAATAATTGCTCAAAGAAAAAAAAGAGAAATTTTATCTATTCAAACTTTGGCTGATGAATATTTTTCACATAGAGCTGAAAAAGAAACTAAGATAAATGATGAATTTTCGTATAAAGCTCACATATTACCTTTTTTTAAATTTTATGATTTAAATCGTATATCTAAAAATGATATTTTGAAATTTACAAACCATTTAAAAGAAAAACAAAATTTAAATACAAAAAAACCGATAGCCCCCAAAACTATAAACAATATCTTAAATCTTTTAAAAGCAATAATAAAATACTCTTTAAAAAATGATTTAATTAGAAATGATTTCACAAAATATATAAATTTATTAGATATTGATAATGCTAGAGAAAGATTTTTATCAAAAGAAGAGATAGAAATTTTATATGATAAAACAAAAAAAGATGAAGTTGCTTACTTATTTTTTAAATTAGCTTTGAGTACTGGAGGAAGATTATCAACTATTTTAAATATTCATAAAAAAGATATTGATTTTACTCATAATCTTATAACTCTAAAAGATTTTAAAAATAATTCAACTTATAAAGCTTTCTTAACAAAGGATTTAAAAGAACTACTAATTTCAAAAATACAAAATATATCTTTGAATGATAAGATTTTTAAATCTAATCCAGGAAAAAGACTAAGAACTATTTTAGATGATTTATTTAACATGGAAATTTACAAAGATGATAGAAAAAATAAAGTTGTAATTCATACTTTACGACATACATTTGCAAGTCATTTAGCTATCAATGGAACTCCAATTTTTACTATTCAAAAATTAATGAATCATAAAGATATAAAAATGACTTTGAGATATGCAAAATTAAGTCCAGATAGTGGAAGAGAAGCTGTTGAAAACTTAGGAGTATAA
- a CDS encoding type II toxin-antitoxin system RelE family toxin has product MNKYSLDFDKKASKDLLSLDKSVRNFILDELEIFINNFDEDYEKELIKIKKIKSLQGEFKGLFRLRLRTYRIIYEKQNEKLIILVLRVSHRKDAYQ; this is encoded by the coding sequence ATGAACAAATATAGTTTAGATTTTGATAAAAAAGCTTCAAAAGATTTATTGTCTTTAGATAAATCTGTAAGGAATTTTATTTTAGATGAGTTAGAAATTTTTATAAATAATTTTGATGAAGATTATGAAAAAGAGTTGATAAAAATAAAAAAAATAAAATCTTTGCAGGGAGAATTTAAAGGTTTATTTAGATTAAGATTAAGAACTTATAGAATAATTTATGAAAAGCAAAATGAAAAACTTATAATTTTAGTTCTTAGAGTATCTCATAGAAAAGATGCTTATCAATAA